In the Brevundimonas mediterranea genome, GCGCGGGTCCAGGGTGAACAGCAGTTGCCCCTTCTGGACCATCTGGCCGTCGCGGAAGTGGACGGCCTGGACATAGCCGCCGACCCGCGCCCGCACGTCGACGCTCTCGACCGCCTCGAAGCGGCCCGTAAACTCGTCCCAGTCCACCACCTTCTGCTGCAGCGGCGTGGCCACCGTCACCGGCGGGGCGCCGGGCGCCTGGCCTTCGGCCTTGGGGGAACATCCATATAGCGCGCCCGTCACCATGACGGACACGGCCGCAATCTTCAGCCCGCGCATCTGCGCAATCTCCCTGTCGGAGGTAAATCCCTGTCGTGCGGACAGAGGCCGATGGGGAGTCGGCCGTTGTCAACGCGTGGTGACTTAATGATGGGCGTCGTGACGCTTGTCAACACGCGTTGACAAAGCCATATGGTGTCTACGGTTATTGTTCTGTGGAGTGTCATCCCCTTGTTATGTCCCGGCCCACGCCCGAGGAACGCCGCTGCGACGCGCACGGCCATTCTCGACGCAGCACGCGAAAGATTCGCGGCCGAGAGCTATGACGACGTGGGCATGCGCGACATCGCCCGCGACGTCGGCGTCGATGCGGCCCTGATCAGCCGGTATTTCGGATCCAAGGACGATCTGTTCCTGGCGGCGCTGGACAGCTGCGGCGACGGCAGCGCCCTGATGTCGGGCGAGAAATCCGATTTCGGCCGGCGCGTGGCCCATGAGATCGTGTTCGAACCCAAGAAGGCCGAGAAGCTCAAGGGCATGTCGATCATGCTGCGCTCCATCGGCTCGGCCAAGGCGGCGGACATGGTGCAGACCACCTGCACGGCCCGTTTCTTTGGCCCTCTGGAAGACTGGCTCAGCGGCCCGGACGCCACGGTGCGGGCGCGGCTGCTGGCGGGATTCATCATGGGCATGTCGGTCAGCCGCGAACTGGGCGGCGGCAGTTTCAACATCGAGCCGGCCGAATGCGAGGCGATGCGAGACCGGCTGGCGCCGATCCTTCAGTCCCTGATCGACGGCTGATCACGCCCCCGAAATGAAGAAGGGCGCGGAGGTCGCCCTCCGCGCCCTTTGTCTTGTCCGACGACCGGCCCTTAGTGCGAGGCGACCGTGGTCACTTCCGCCTTGGCCTTGGTGCGGGCGCAGGCGATGGCGAAGACGGTCAGGCCGACATAGCCCGCCATCGGCACCAGGAAGGCCGGCTGAAGGGCGCCGGCGGCGTCGGCGATGCGCGCCGCCACCTGCGGCAGCAGGGCGCCGCCGATGATGCCGAAGACCAGCAGGCCCGAGGTCGCCGAGGTCGGCGCCGTGGACCGCTCCAGCGTCAGGGTGAAGATGGTCGGGAACATGATCGAGTTGAACAGGCCGATCGACAGGACCGCATAGGCCGCCGTCGGTCCGCCGATCTGGCTGACCAGCAGGCAGAGCGCGGCCGCAGCGACGGTGCAGCAGGCCAGGACCACGCCGGGCGACACGCGCGACAGCACCCACGAGCCGATGAACCGGCCGACCATGGCGCCGCCCCAGTAGAGGGCGACCATCTTGCCCGCGGTCTCGATCGGGGCGTTCAGGATATCGGGGCTTTCCAGGAAGTTGGTCAGCATGCCGCCGATGGCCACTTCCGAACCGACATAGAGGAAGATCGCCAGGGCGCCGAAGATCGCCCAGGGCGAGGACAGGGCCTTCAGCGGCGAGACCGCCTCGGTCGCGGCCGGGGCCGCCACATTGATCTTCTTGCGGGCCGTGAAGATGAAGAAGGCCACGACGGCGAAGAAGGCGCCCATGCCCAGGAAGGCCATGTCGATGCTGCGCAGCGACTGGGTGCGGGTCGCGGCCGTGACCACGGCGCCGGCGGCGAAGACGCCCCCCGTCAGCAGGACGTGCGACCCCAGCCACGGTCCGACCGTGGTGCCCAGGGAGTTGAAGGCCTGGGACAGGTTCAGACGGCTGGACGCGCCCTTGCGGCTGCCCAGTTCGGCGACCAGCGGATTGGCCGCGACCTGAAGCAGGGTGACGCCCGAGGCGATCACGAACAGGGCGATCAGAACGCCGGGGTACCAGTCGGCGGCCGTGGCGGCCGGCACGATCAGACAGCCCGCCACCATGACCACCAGGGCGCCGATGATCGAACGGCTGTAGCCCAGCCGGCCCAGCACCGCCGCCGCCGGCAGGGACATCAGCCCATAGGCGATGAACCAGGCGAAGGTGGTCAGAAAGGCCTCGGCGTTGTTCAGATCGAACACCCGCTTCACCGCCGCGATCAGCGGATCGATCAGCGAGGTGGCGAAGCCCCAGGCGAAGAAGAGCGTGGTGACATAGGCGAAGGCCAGGGT is a window encoding:
- a CDS encoding TetR/AcrR family transcriptional regulator, whose amino-acid sequence is MVSTVIVLWSVIPLLCPGPRPRNAAATRTAILDAARERFAAESYDDVGMRDIARDVGVDAALISRYFGSKDDLFLAALDSCGDGSALMSGEKSDFGRRVAHEIVFEPKKAEKLKGMSIMLRSIGSAKAADMVQTTCTARFFGPLEDWLSGPDATVRARLLAGFIMGMSVSRELGGGSFNIEPAECEAMRDRLAPILQSLIDG
- a CDS encoding sugar MFS transporter, whose translation is MSAPEAAKRQGTTLAFAYVTTLFFAWGFATSLIDPLIAAVKRVFDLNNAEAFLTTFAWFIAYGLMSLPAAAVLGRLGYSRSIIGALVVMVAGCLIVPAATAADWYPGVLIALFVIASGVTLLQVAANPLVAELGSRKGASSRLNLSQAFNSLGTTVGPWLGSHVLLTGGVFAAGAVVTAATRTQSLRSIDMAFLGMGAFFAVVAFFIFTARKKINVAAPAATEAVSPLKALSSPWAIFGALAIFLYVGSEVAIGGMLTNFLESPDILNAPIETAGKMVALYWGGAMVGRFIGSWVLSRVSPGVVLACCTVAAAALCLLVSQIGGPTAAYAVLSIGLFNSIMFPTIFTLTLERSTAPTSATSGLLVFGIIGGALLPQVAARIADAAGALQPAFLVPMAGYVGLTVFAIACARTKAKAEVTTVASH